One window of the Ignavibacteria bacterium genome contains the following:
- a CDS encoding carbohydrate binding family 9 domain-containing protein yields the protein MTFFLTEGFGQKIVTAVEIFTPPSIDGMLNDSVWSLAVPNSEFLQQEPKAGENPTFKTEIRILYDKENLYLGIMCYDPEPDKIVARELKRDGNLRGDDNIMMIFDTFNDDRNAYWFGTNPLGMRDDAILYGFDYRSFNEEWHGIWDVSSAIVDSGWSTELVFPFSTFKFHDKDEQTWGFNLLRQIRRLNEQAIWSAAGKNLGLFRIAFAGDLVGIKKIKRGDPIYIKPFLTGGFQQGESVKKKNFEPGLDIKYGITQNFSLDLTFNTDFAQVESDRARINLTQFPLFFPEKREFFLENANVFDYTFGAGNNLFYSRRIGISDEAQIPIIAGARLVGRIQKVELGVMNIQTEKRGAEPTTNYGVVRMKYDLFDQSYAGFIFTNKISKNKFNRVYAGDFNFTFSEIFGDQTMAIGGGVMKSEDTDGGKNSWGSKFFINYPNDLINFFTSHRYAQKDFNPGIGFMYRTGFQSLVFNLKVSPRINWNEVKRLNFEPIESDIYWNDKGELSIIRASFVPIGLSTNADDNLEFKINRRFDFLESDFNIFDTTVIPIGKYWYTSYEVDLETSRSRKIYGGVEYSFGDYLTGKKKSFSLNVSSILSKHLSISADYETNTIKLREGIFTTNEFGTRIRYDFTTMIYSSIFAQWNNEENEININYRFNWQPKIGSDFYLVVNHMLSTGRKFRTKDIAILAKIVWLFVI from the coding sequence ATGACTTTTTTCCTAACAGAAGGATTTGGTCAGAAAATAGTCACTGCAGTTGAAATTTTTACTCCGCCTTCAATTGATGGCATGCTAAACGATTCCGTCTGGAGTTTAGCTGTACCGAATTCAGAATTTTTACAGCAGGAACCAAAAGCAGGCGAAAATCCCACATTCAAAACTGAGATAAGAATTCTTTACGATAAAGAAAACCTCTACCTCGGAATTATGTGCTACGATCCTGAGCCGGATAAAATAGTTGCACGCGAATTGAAGCGCGACGGAAATCTGCGCGGCGATGATAACATCATGATGATATTCGATACTTTTAACGACGACCGGAATGCTTATTGGTTTGGTACAAACCCGCTCGGAATGAGAGACGATGCTATTCTTTATGGGTTTGATTATCGCAGCTTCAATGAAGAATGGCATGGAATATGGGACGTGAGTTCGGCAATTGTCGACAGCGGCTGGAGCACCGAATTAGTTTTTCCATTTTCAACTTTTAAATTTCACGATAAAGACGAACAAACTTGGGGATTTAATTTACTTAGACAGATCAGAAGATTGAATGAACAAGCGATTTGGTCTGCAGCAGGGAAAAATCTTGGATTATTTCGAATTGCTTTTGCTGGTGATCTAGTAGGAATAAAAAAAATTAAAAGGGGGGATCCAATTTACATTAAGCCATTTTTAACAGGAGGGTTTCAACAAGGTGAATCGGTAAAGAAAAAAAATTTTGAGCCCGGTTTGGATATCAAGTATGGAATTACACAGAACTTCTCCCTCGATTTGACTTTCAACACGGATTTTGCTCAAGTCGAATCTGACAGAGCAAGGATCAATCTCACTCAGTTTCCGCTATTTTTTCCTGAGAAGCGGGAATTCTTTTTAGAAAACGCGAACGTTTTCGATTACACTTTTGGAGCGGGCAATAATTTATTTTACAGCAGGCGGATCGGAATTAGTGATGAAGCGCAAATCCCGATTATTGCAGGAGCAAGACTTGTTGGCAGAATCCAGAAGGTCGAGCTTGGTGTAATGAACATCCAAACCGAAAAACGTGGCGCTGAACCTACAACCAATTATGGTGTGGTTAGAATGAAATACGATCTATTCGATCAATCTTATGCCGGATTTATTTTCACTAATAAGATTTCGAAAAATAAATTCAATCGTGTTTATGCTGGGGATTTTAATTTTACTTTTAGTGAAATATTCGGCGATCAGACTATGGCAATCGGTGGTGGAGTAATGAAGTCAGAGGATACTGATGGGGGAAAAAATTCCTGGGGGAGCAAGTTCTTCATAAATTATCCAAATGATTTGATCAATTTTTTTACCAGCCATAGATATGCACAAAAAGATTTTAATCCTGGAATCGGATTTATGTACAGAACAGGCTTCCAATCTCTTGTTTTCAATTTGAAAGTCTCTCCAAGAATTAATTGGAATGAAGTTAAACGATTGAACTTCGAGCCGATTGAGTCGGATATTTATTGGAATGATAAGGGCGAGCTTTCGATTATTAGAGCAAGCTTTGTACCCATCGGTTTGTCAACTAATGCAGATGATAATCTTGAATTTAAAATCAATAGAAGATTTGATTTTTTAGAGAGCGATTTCAATATCTTCGATACAACCGTGATCCCAATCGGGAAATACTGGTACACGAGCTATGAAGTTGACCTGGAAACTTCTCGAAGCAGAAAAATCTACGGCGGAGTTGAATACAGTTTCGGAGATTATTTAACCGGAAAGAAAAAGTCTTTTTCACTGAATGTTTCCTCAATTTTGAGCAAGCATTTATCCATCTCGGCTGATTATGAAACAAATACGATTAAGCTGCGTGAAGGAATTTTCACAACTAATGAGTTCGGAACTAGAATCCGTTACGATTTCACAACGATGATCTATTCTTCTATTTTTGCTCAGTGGAATAATGAAGAAAATGAGATTAACATCAATTACCGTTTCAACTGGCAGCCAAAGATTGGGAGCGATTTCTATCTC